The following is a genomic window from Verrucosispora sp. WMMD573.
ACTTCACCGCCGCCGGCACCCGGGCCACCGCCGGCCGTGCGGCCCGCTACGCGCGCTCGGCCGCCGAGCAGGCCGAGACGCGGGCCGCCCCGCACGACGCGGTCCGGCTCTGGGAGCAGGCGGTCACGGCGTACGACCGGGCCGCCGACGGCGACGTGCACGGCCAGTTGGCAGCGCAGATGGGTCTGGGACGGGCCCTCGCGGTCACCGGTCGGCTGGCGCAGGCCCGCCGGCACCGGGCCGCCGCGATCAGCAGCGCCCAGCGACTCGACGACCCCGAACTACTGGCGGACGTGCTCACCGCCTTCGACGTACCGGCGATCTGGACCCGCAACGACGACGAGCTTCTGTCCCGGCAGGTCGCGCTGGCCGTCGAGACCGCGCTGGCGGCCCTGCCTCCGGACGATCACGCGCGTCGAGGTCACCTGCTGGCCACCCTGGCGCTGGAGCTGCGCGGCAGCACCGGCGACCGCGGCGACCGGGCCGCCCGCGAGGCGGAGGACATCGCCCGGCGGACCGGTGACGTACCGCTGCTCGCGTTGGCGCTCAACGCCCGCTATCTGCACACCTTTCACCGGGGTGGCCTGGCGCCGGAGCGGGCACGGCTCGGCGTGGAGCTGGTGCAGGTGGCCCGTTCACGGAACCTGGTGACATTCGAGGTGCTCGGTCACCTCATCGCCATGCAGGCGTACTGCGCGGTCGGCGACCTGGCCACGGCCGACGCCCGCGCCACGGCCGCCGACCACCTCGCCCGGCGCTACGAGCTCCCCCTGGTCGGTCTCTTCACCCGGTGGTACGCGGCCCTGCGGCTGGCCATCGAGGGACGCCCCGCCGAGGCGGAGGACGCCTACCGGGCGGCAGATCACGCCCTGCCCGCCGACGAGCTGCCCGGCATGGCGCAGGGCCTGGCCCCGCTGGCGCTGTTCTGCCTACGGCTGACCACCGGCGGCGACCTGACAGCGGGCGAGACGGTCCGCTGGCGGGGCGAGGATTTTGGTCCGTACGAACCCTGGGTCCGCCCGCTGCTGTTGCTCGCCGCCGGTGACCGCACCGGGGCCGCCGAGGCCCTGAAGGCCGTGCCGGACTCGCCGCACGACCTGCTGCGCGAGGCCCGCAGCTGCCTGGTCGCCCGTGCCGCCCTCGCGCTCGGCGACCGGTCCCGCGTCCGTGCCGCGTACGCCGACCTGCTGCCCGCCGACGGCGAACTGGCCGGCGCCGGCAGTGGTGTGCTCACCCTCGGCCCGGTCGCCCGTCACCTCGGCGACCTCGCCGCCGCGCTCGGCGACCCTGACCGCGCTCGGTGACCCTGACCGCGCTCGGGTCCACCACGCGTCGTCTCGCGGCTGAGGGCTCAACTTGGCCGCGCCGAATCGTCCTCGACGGTCACGTCGACCGGCCCGATCCGCAGGATGCCGTCGGTCAACGGGGTGCAGCGGACGCCGCCCCTGCCGCGCAGGCCACGCCACGCGCCGGGGCCGATGGTCACGTCCATCCAGGCGCAGGGGTGCGCCGCCCGGTTCGCGCGCAGCCGCACCTGACCCTGGCCCGAGTCGAGCACCAGCACCGAGCCGACCAGGTCGTCCACGGTGATGCCCCGGGTCAGGATGTTGCGCCGGACCTGAGCCAGGCCGGTCCCGGCCGGCAGCGACTCGGCGGCGATGACGGTGACGCTCGCCTGCCGATGAGCGGCCTTGCCGAAGTACCGGTCCCCCACGATGCCCAGCTCGGCCCGGATTTGGATCTCGTCCACCAGCTCGCCGGCAGCCACCGGCCCCGGCCCGTCCGCAGGCCGACCGACGAACCGGTGCACGGGCGAGGCCAGCAGCTGGACGATCTCCGGCATGCCCCGACCCTATGCCGGGCACGGTTACCGGTCAGGAGAAGCGGCGTCCCTCGTCGCGCCGGTACGCCCAGCCGGCGAGGGCGGCCAGCCCGACGATCCACACCCCCAGCATGATCATCGAGAGCGGCGCGGGCCGGAAGTCGCCCACTGCCGTCCACATCAACTCGACCGCGCCCCGCGTCGGCAGGAACGGCGCGATCGCCTCGATGAACGCGGGCGCCTGCCCGGGTGCGGTGAGCAGGCCACCGCCCACGGCCAGCGGGAAGAACACCAGCTGGGCGACCACGATCGCCGCCTTGCTCGGCAGGGCGTACCCGATGGCCAGCCCCATCAGCGTGAACGGCACCGACACCAGCGCGACGGTGGCGGCGGCGAGCAGGAACCCCGTTGCGGTGGTTCGCGCCTCGGTGAGCAGGGCCGCGATGAGCACCACCGGCAGCAGCGACAGGTAGGTCAGGGTCAGGCCGGCCAGCACCCGGCCGGCGAACCGCGGGGCCGGCCCGACCGGCAGGGTCCGCAGGTACGGATCCCAGGGCTGGGCCCGGTCCTCGGCGACGCCGACGCCGTACTGGAAGACGTTCGCGCTGAGCACCGCGAAGGTGACCATGGCGGCGGTGGCATAGGTGGCACCCACGGCGTTGTCGCCGACGGCGGGCACCACGAAGAAGAGCATCGCGACGGCGGGAAAGAAGGCGCTGCCGAACACCGCGACCGGGGTCCGGACGAGTTCCAGCAGTTGGTAGCGGGCATGGGCCAGGGCGTACTGCACGGCTTCTCCTCAGGCGGTGGTCGGTACGTCGGCGTCCGCCGGCCGGCTCTCGGCGGTGATGGTGAGGAACGCCTCCTCCAGCGAGGTGGGTCGGACCTCCAGATCGCGAAAGGCAACACCGGCGTTGACCAGATCGCGGACCAGTTGGTCGGCGTCGCCGGTGAGCAGGTGGATCCGCTCCCGGTCCCGTTCCACCCGGACCACGTCCGGCAGGGTCGGCAGCTCGTCGGTGGTCAGGCTGACCCGGCGCAGGCCGACCACGCCGCGGATCGCGGCGACGCTGTCGTCGGCGAGCACCCGCCCCTGCCCGATGACCACCACCCGCTGGGCCAGTGCCTCGATCTCCTCCAGGTAGTGGCTGGTGAGCAGGACCGTACCGCCGTCGGCGTGGAAGGCGCGGATGGCGTCCCACAGCGCGTGCCGGGCCTCGACGTCGAGGCCGGTGGTCGGCTCGTCGAGCAGGACCAGCCGGGGCCGACCGACGAAGGCCAGCGCCACCGCCAGCCGCCGCCGCTGTCCCCCGGACAGCCCACCGGTCTGCCGCCGAGTCAGGTCGGCCAGACCGAACCGGCCGAGCAGCTCGGCCCGTGGCACCGGGTCGGGAAAGTGCGCACCGACGAAGTCGACCACCTCGCCGACGCGTAGCGAACCGGGCAGCCCGGTCTCCTGCGGAGTGACCCCGACCCAGCGGCGGCACCCGGGGTCGCGGGGATCGCCGCCGAAGAGCAGGACCCGGCCACCGGTGGGGCGACGCAGCCCGACGAGCAGGTTGAGCAGGGTGCTCTTGCCGGCGCCGTTCGGCCCGAGGAGGCCGACCAGTTCGCCGGCCGGCACGTCCAGGTCGACCCGGTCCAGGGCCAGGACGTCGCCGTAGCGTCGGGTGGCCTGCTCGGCCCGGGCGAGGATCATGATGTCTCCTTGGCATCGGCGGATGCGAGCAGTGCCCGGATGGCCTCCGTGTACTCCTCGAAGGCCAGGCGACCGCGACGGGTGAGAGCGATCAGGGTGACCGGGGTACGACCCCGGTGGGTCTTGGTGACGGCGACGTACCCGGCTTCCTCCAGCCGCCGCAGGTGCACCGAGAGGTTCCCGGCGGTCATCCCGAGGATCTCCTGCAGGCGCGGAAAGGCCACCTGATCACAGTCGGGCAGGGCGGACAGGGAGGCGACCACCCGCAGCCGGGCCTGGGCGTGGATGACCGGATCGAGTTCGATCATTGCCGGCCTCGACGACGCAGCCAGCCGAGCAGTCCGGCGAGCAGCATCCCGCCGCCACCGGCGACCGCGACGGTCAGGGCGTGCCAGCCGGGGCCGGCGATGGTGCCGAGCAGATTGACCACGGTGATCCAGACACCGAGCAGGAACAACGGGCGGTCCAACCAGATAGCGCCGCCGGCCATGTGCAGGATGCCGGTCAGGCCCACCGCGAGGGCCGACCAGAGCAGGCCGACGAGGTCCGACGGCAGGCTGTCGGACAGCCGGCCGGCGAGCACGAAGAGGGTCAGGAAGCCAAGCCCCCAGGACCAGCCGTACCAGCCGCCGCGTCGGGCGGATTCCCCGGTCACCTGCCCGTACGCCCGCGCGCCGGCCATCGCGGTCACGGCGCCGGCGGCGGCCAGCAGGACGAACAGCGTGGTCAGCGGCAGCCAGGAGGGCATCTCGACCAGGGACGCGTCACCCGGCGAGTAGTGGAGAAAGTGCAGCCCGAACCCGATCAGCCAGGCCAGCCCCCAGGGCCAGTAGTAGGCGCGCGGATCCGGCTCGAACTGACGGGCGGCGGTCGCCCGCTGCTCGTCGATCAGTCGCAGGGCGGCAGCCGGGTCCTCGGGCGGCAGGTCATCGTTCGCAATCACGCAAACTACTTTAAGACGCAAAGTCAAGCGTGCCGACGGCGGCCCGTCCGGCAGGCGGCGCACCCGTTGGCCTGCGGACCGAGCCGGCGGTCCGCAGACCAACGTGATCGCCGGTCAGCTTGCGCAGGTCAACGTGATCCCCTGCGGCACCGTGCTGGCCGAGGCGAGCAGCCCGAACGTGGTGGTACCGCCCGGCGCGACGGTGCCGTTGTACGAGGCGTTGCGGACCGTGACGTCGGCGGCCGAACTGTCGGGCACCCCACCCCAGACCGATTGGATCCGCTCGTCACCGGACCACCGCCACCGGACGAGCCAACCGTCCAGCGGTTCGCTGCCGGTGTTGCGTACGGTGACCGTGGCGACGAAACCACTGCCCCACCGGGCGTCGATAGTGGCCGTCGCGCCGCAGGGGGACAACGGCTCCGTTCGCGCCGGTCCACCGATCACATACGGATCACGCCGGGCCTCGACGTCGCTGAACCGGAACCAGTATTCGGTGTCCGGGGTCAGCCCGTCGAGCGTCACCTGCCCGTTGCGCTCCAGCCCGGTGACCGCCTCGGCTACCGGATTCCGCCAGTTCGCCGCGTCGTCACGGCTGGTGAAGAGCAGGACGGTCATCGGCAGTTCGTAGCCGCAGGGTGGGCCACTGAACATCAGGGAGTAGCTGATCGTGACGGTGGTGGCGGTCACCCCGGTGATCATGGCGCTGATCGGCAGTGCCGGCGGGCAGGCCACCGTCGGGGTAGGTGTCGGGGTCGGGCTTGGGGTCGGACTCGGGCTCGGGGTCCACAGGGGCACCGGGGTCTGGGCGGCCGGGGCGTCGGCGGCACCGGCCGCCGTGACCCCGGCGACTGCGGCCAGGGTCACGGCGGTCAGCACCACGCCGAGCGTACGTAGCATCCGTTACCTCCGAGGTACGGTGACCGGCGGATCGGCTGAGTCAGCCGACGGCCGGTAGGTGTCGGGCACCGGCCAACGGACCGCTGACAGCGTCGACAGCAGACGTCACGGTGGCGGTACGCGCGCGAGAGGGCTGCCCGGACGCGGGGCATCCACGGCCCGCCCACGCCCGTCGAGCGACCGCATCGGCTCCCCGGACGCGGTCGATGAGCCTGAGTCTCCCAGTCGACGTTTCTCGATACAACCGCCCCGATTCAGCGGACCGGACAATAGCCGGATGACAGGTGTCGCCTCCAGGACCGGACCCACGGCGCAGCTCAGCCCATCGACTTAGCGCCGTCGATGCCCTCGCGGATGATGTCGGCGTGCCCGGCGTGCTGGGCTGTCTCCGCGATGATGTGCAGCAGCACCCGGCGGGCCGACCAGCGGGCACCCGGCTCGAACCAGGGGGCCTCCGGCAGCGGGTGACCGGCGTCGAGGTCGGGCAGGGTGGCGACGAGTTCGTCGGTGCGGCGCGCCACCTCGTCGTAGGCCGCCAGGATGCCGGCCAGGGTCTCTCCCGGCAGCATCTGGAACGACTGCGTGTGACGCTCGTTGGCGCCCGGGTCGTCGGAGCTGCCCATCGCCGCCGGACCATCGAGGATGAAGCCGACCCAGTCGCGTTCGGTGTGCGCGACATGCTTGATCACGCCGCCCACACACAGCTCGCTCACCGTGCTGCGCTCGGCGGCCTGCTGGTCGGTCAGCTCCCGTGCCGTGTTGCGCAGCAGGAAGCGGTGCTGGCGCAGGGCCTGGAGCAGGTCGGCACGCTCGGCTGGCAGCCCGGTTTCGGTCATGGTCGGCCCCTTCATCGGCGGTAGGCCGATGCTATTGGCCACCCCCGACAGTCCCTCCGTCAACGCTTGGCGCATCCGGTCGAACTCGACTCCGGGCGGCGGTGAGCCGGCGACGACCCTTGACCGCGGACCGTGATCGGCTTAGCTTCATCGATCAGGAAGGTCTCTTAACTGATTTCGCCCACCCCGCCCGGGAGTGCCGATGCGATCATCACGTCCCCGCCGTCTCACCGCCCTCGTCGCCCTGACCACCCTGCTCGTCACCGCCGCGCCACCGAACTCCGCCCACGCCAGCGGCAAGCCGGGCCGCAGCGACGGCTACCACCGGGTCGGCTACTTCACCCAGTGGGGCATCTACGGCCGGGCGTTCCCGGTCAAGAAACTCGACACCTCCGGCGCGGCGAGCCGCCTCACCCACGTCAACTACGCATTCGGCAACGTCAGCGAGGACGGACGGTGCCAGGTGGACGGTGGTCCGGGCGAGGGCGACGCCTGGGCCGACTACCAGCGTCCCGTCCCGGCGGAGGAGAGCGTGGACGGTTTCGCCGACGCCTGGGGCGAACCACTCAACGGCAACTTCGGCCAGTTGGCCAAGCTGAAGGCCAAGCACCCCGAGCTGAAGGTGATGATCTCGCTGGGCGGGTGGAGCTGGTCCACGTACTTCTCCAACGCCGCCCGCACCGACGCCGCCCGTCGGGCCTTCGTCTCCTCCTGCATCGACCTCTACCTCAGGGGAAACCTGCCGATCCTGGACGGCGGCAGCGGCGGTCCCGGTGCCGCCGCCGGGGTGTTCGACGGCATCGACCTGGACTGGGAGTGGCCCAACTGGCCGGGTGAGCCCGGCAACGTCATCCGCCCCGAGGACCGGGAGAACTTCACCAAACTGCTCGCCGAGTTCCGCCGGCAGCTCGACGCGTACGGCCGGCAGACGCGGCGGCATCACCCACTGACCGCCTTCCTCCCGGCCAACCCGGCCGCCATGGACGCCGGCTACGAGGGACGCAAGATCTTCAAGTACCTCGACTTCGCCACCGTGCAGGGCTACGACTTCCACGGCACCTGGGAAGCGGTGACCAATCAGCAGTCGGCGCTGCGCGTACCCAAGGGCGCGCCGGACGACCCGGACTTCTCGGTCGAGGTGGCGATCGACGGCTGGATCGCCCGTGGGGCACCCCGGCACAAGCTGGTCCTCGGCATCCCCTACTACGGGCAGGGCTGGACCGGCGTCACCGGCGACGGCAACGGGCTGTTCCAGGCGGCCACCGGGCCCGCGCCGGCCACCCACGCCGCCGGGTTCGAGGACTACAAGCAGCTCAAGAACCTCGCCCGGGACGGCTTCACCGTCCACCGCGACCTGCGCGCCGGGCACGCCTGGCTGTTCGACGGCACGACCTTCTGGACGTACGACGATCCGGTGGTGGTGCTGCAGAAGACGCTCTACGTCCGCCGGGCCGGCCTGGGCGGGGCGATGATCTGGTCGCTCGACGGCGACGACGACCGCGCAACCCTGACCAGGACGATCAGCCTGGGACTCACCACCCGATAGCCGTACCGTCCCCCGGTCGCCGTCCCCGACCGGCGGCCGGGCAGCGGACGCTCAACCGAGAATGCCCTCGTGCAGCGCGCGGAGCACGGCGTTCGTGCGGTCCCGCGCGCCGAGCTTGGTCAGGATCGTGGAGACGTGGTTCTTGACGGTGCCTTCGGCGAGGAACAACCCGTCGGCGATCTCCCGGTTGCTGTAGCCGTGCGCCACGAGCCGCAACACCTCCTGCTCGCGTTCGGTGAGGCGCTGCACCGGCGGCGCCTGCGGTCCGGCCGGGGACGGCCCGGAGCGGATCGCCCGCAGCATCCGGTCGGTGATCGACGGAGCGATGAGCGTGCCACCGCCGGCGAGCGTGCGGATGGCCCGGGTGAGCTGTTCCAGCGTGACGTCCTTCAGCAGATAGCCCCGGGCGCCCGCGCGCAACGCCGCCAGCACGAGTTCGTCGTCGTCGAACGTGGTCAGCACCAGCACCGGGATGTCGACGCCGTCCGCACGCAGCCGTTCCAGCGCCCAGATGCCGTCGAAGCGGGGCATCCGCAGGTCGAGCAGGATCACGTCGGGGGCGGTACGCGCGACGACCGGGAGCGCGGCCCGGCCGTCGTCGGCCTCGCCGACCACGTCGATTCCGGCGACCTCAAGCAGTCCACGGATGCCCTGCCGGATCAGGGTCTGGTCGTCGACCACCACCACCCGGGTCATCGCGCCGGCACCCGCGCGGTCACCCGGAACCCTTCGCCTCCGTCGACCGACAGCTCACCGCCGAGGGCGGCGAACCGTTCACCCAGGCCACGCAGCCCGTTGCCGAACGTCGGCTCCGGTGCGCCCCGGCCGTCGTCGCGGGCGTCCAGCACGGTCCCCCGTTCGTCGCCGGTCACCGAGATCCGCAGGGTACGCGCGTCGGCGTGCCGGATGGTGTTGGTGACGATCTCCTGAGTGGCCCGGACGAACGCCGCGCCGTCGTCCTCGTCGACGCGCACCGCCGGGGACACGTCGATGGTCACGTCGAGACCGGGCAGGTCCTGCGTCACCCGACGCAACGCCTGCTCAAGATCGGGACTTTCGGTGCGCAGCCGTCCGACCGTGGTCCGCACGTCGCCGAGCAGTTCCCGGGCCACCTGATCGGCCCGCTCAAGGTGGGTACGCACCGCCGGCCCCTCCAGGTGGCGGGCGGTCTCCAGCTCCAGGGTCAGCACGGTCAGCTGATGGCCGATCAGATCGTGCAGTTCGCGGGAGATGCGCAGCCGTTCCGCCGTGGCAGCCGAGTCCGACAGCAGGACGCTGGCCGCCTGCAACTCGACATGAGCCTCGGCCAGCTCGCGGCGCATCCGCTGCTCCCGCAGCAGGGTGACCGAGCTGAGCAGCGTCGCCAGTTGGATGAGCAGGTAGAAGATCAGAAGCATGACACCGTCGGCCGGAGCCCGCGTCATCGACGCCGCGCCGAAGGTGATCACGAGTGTGTTGGCGACCACGACCGCCAGCCCCACCGGCAGCGGCACCACGTAGACGCTCACCGCCGCGGTGAGGACCAGCAGCACCGGCAACAGCCCCAGGGTGGATGCGGTCAGCAGCAGGGCCCAGGCGGCGACGACGCTCGCGGCGAACGCCGCGAACCTGACCAGCCGGGACACGCGGGTGGCCACCGAGACGAGCATGGCGACCAGGTAGCAGGCGAACAGCGCGATCCACCAGCCGCGCCCGATCGTGGTCCCGATGGCGCCGAAGAGGCCGGGACCAGCGACGGCGACCGCCACCACGAGCATCGCGAGGCCGGACCACTCGTCTGTCCCGACCCGTCGCATGATCCCCACTCTAGGTCGGGCCGTGGCGAGCCCACCTGTGCCGGAAGTAATGCCGGCGGGTGATGACTTTCGGGACACGACACCGGCCGGACGGGTTCGTAGCGTCGAGGCATGCACAGCACCGAACCGGCGATCCTCGCCGAGCACCTCGCCAAGAGCTACCGCGATACGAGGGCGGTCGTCGATGTGAGTCTGCGGGTCGAGGTCGGTGAGACGGTCGGTGTGGTCGGTGCCAACGGCGCGGGCAAGACGACGACCGTCGAGATGATCGCCGGGTTACGCGTACCCGAACAGGGGCGGGTACGCGTACTCGGTCTCGATCCGCGCCGGGACCGGGCGCGGCTGCGACAGATCCTCGGCGTGCAGTTGCAGCAGGCCCAGCTGCACCACGCGCTCCGGGTCACCGAGCTGGTCGACCTCTACCGCAGCTTCTACCCCGATCCCCGGTCCACCGAGGAACTGCTGGACCTCGTCGAGCTGACCGAACAGCGCCGGACCAGCTTCGACAAGCTCTCCGGCGGGCAACAGCAGCGGCTCTCCATCGCCCTCGCCATCGCCGGACGACCCCGCGTGGTGATCCTCGACGAACTGACCACCGGGCTCGACCCGACGGCACGACGCCGGATGTGGGGCACGGTCGAGCGACTCAGCTCCGAAGGGGTGAGCGTGCTGCTCGTCAGTCACGCCATGGAGGAGGTCGAGCGGCTCTGCGACCGGGTCGTGGTGCTCGACGCCGGCCGGGTCGTCGCGCTCGACAGCCCGGCGGGCCTGATCACACGCGCCGGGACCGCCACCCTCGACGACGCGTTCGTCGCCCTCACCGGCCGGCAGTTGGCGGAGGAGCCCGCATGAACGCGCTCGTCGAGGCCCGTCGGCCCGGGCTGCGCTCGCTGGTCACCCTGATCGGTTGCGAGGCGAAGATGGTCGTCCGGGACACGGCCGGACTGGTGGTCCCCCTCTGCCTGCCGCTGCTGATCATGTTGACCAGCGCCTCCTCCGCGAGCCGGACCGTCGTCACCAACGGTCGCACCGCGTTGGACCTCTACGTCCTGCCACTCGTGTTCACCATGGTCGTCGCGATCATCGGCATCATCAACATGCCGAGCTTCCTCGCCTACTACCGACGCTCCGGGATCCTCCGCCGGCTCGGGGTCACCCCCGCGTCGCCGGCCATGGTCCTCGCCGCCCAGGCCGTGGTCAGCGTTCTCCAGGCGCTCGTCGGTATCGCGGCCGCTCTGGTCGTGGCGTTCCTGGCCTTCGGCGCCAGCCCGCCCGCCGACCTCGCCACCGCTGCCGGAGTGGTCGCGTTGGCGATGGCCGCGATGTACGGCACCGGCATGATCGTCGCGGCGGTCGCGCCCACCCCCAACTCCGCCGTCGCCATCGGTCTGGTCGGCTTCTTCGTTTTGGGCGCCGTCGGTGGCATGTTCGGCGGTCGCGACTCCCTGCCCGAGCCGCTCGCCGAGATCGGTGGCTGGCTGCCGTTCGGCGCGGCCGTCGAGGCCCTGTCGTCCGCCTGGGCCGGCACCGCGGTACCGGCGGCGAACCTGATCGGCCTCGGCACGACGGTCGTCGTCGCAGCAGTGGTCGCGGGTCTGCTGTTCCGGTGGGAGTGACCCGTCACCGCCACCGATGGACCACAACGCGCCCGCCGGCTGGCCGGACGCCCGTCCTGACCGACCGACCGGTCGGTCGGTCGGTCAGGACGGCTCGGCGGTGAGCAGGTAGTCGTCCGCCTCGGTGCTCCACCGCAGGCCCACGGCCCCTTCCGTGGCGGCGGCCTTGCAGAACTGCAGAAAGCCCCGGTAGCCCAGCTTCTTCTCGCTGAAGTCCGGCCGCACCCGCCGAAGCTGGTTCTTCAGGCCGGACAGGGCCACCTCCCCGGTCTCCCCGCCGAGATCACGGATGACGGAGCTGAGCAGCGCGAACGCCGTCTCCCGGTCGCCGTGTTCCGGCAGGGAGACCTCCGGGTCGCCCTTTGCCGGGCCTTCCGCCAGCTCGATCACACGCAGTTCGGCGAGGTGGCGCAGCAGTTCACCGAAGGTGCGGAACCCGTGGTCGGACTCGCTGAAGGTGGGATCCTTGCGCAACAGCGTCCGCTTCAACCGCGAGGCGGTCACCTCCCCGCCGGAGCCGCCCTGCAGACCCGCGACGGTCTGCGCGACGAGGACGGCGAGGGCGTCGGCGTCGCGGGCCGGCTCCTCGCTCGGCGTCGCCTCGATCTCCACCTGCTCGGCGGGCTGCGGCTCCGGCTCGGGCAGCCGGGCCGGACGGCCCCGCCGCCCCCGCGTCGGCAGGATGTCGACGCCCTCCAACCGGTCGTAGTAGAGGAACTCGTCGCAGGCCGGTGGCAGCAGGGCCGAGGTGGACTTCTCGACCCCCACACCGATCACCTGCTTGTTGAGTTCGCGGAGCTTGTGCACCAGCGGCGTGAAGTCGCTGTCGCCGGTGCACAGGACGAAGGTCGAGATGTACCCACGTTCGAAGGCCAGCTCGATCGCGTCGACGGCCATCTTGATGTCGGCGGCGTTCTTGCGGGTGGCACCCATCCGCTGCGGAATCTCGATCAGCTCGACGTGCGAGCGGGTCAACATCCGGCGGTCCTCGTCGAAGTACGACCAGTCGGCGTACGCCCGACGCACCACCACCCGGCCGCGCTCGGCCAGCGCGTCGGCGATCGGTCGGAAGTCGAACATCGCCCCGCCGTGGTGGTCGCGCACTCCCAGCGCCAGGTTCTCGTAGTCCAGAAACAGGGCGATCCGGTCCTCATGCTCCACCCGGGCAGCGTACGTCGTGCGGCCGGGACCCGGCCGAGGGCCGGTGGCACCGCGCCGCAACGGGAGCGTCACGGGTAGCGGCTACCATCGCCCGATGGATCTTCGCGGCACGATCAGCCCGGACCGTCCACTGCTCGTCCTGGCCATCGCCGAGGAGGCCGCATACCTCGACGCGGAGCTTCCGGTGCTGCTGACCGGGATGGGGAAGGTCAACGCCGCGGCCGCCGTCGCGGCGACGCTGGCCCGCTTCCCATTGCCGTCGGTGTTGGTCAACCTCGGCACCGCGGGCGCACTGCGCCCGGCCTGGACCGGCACCCACGAGATCGGCAGCGTCCTCCAGCACGACCTGGACACCGAGTTCATCCGCCGCCTCACCGGTCAGACCGTCGGCGCGCCGCTGGCCCTGGGCGACGGCCCGACGCTGGCCACCGGTGACC
Proteins encoded in this region:
- a CDS encoding histidine kinase, whose product is MRRVGTDEWSGLAMLVVAVAVAGPGLFGAIGTTIGRGWWIALFACYLVAMLVSVATRVSRLVRFAAFAASVVAAWALLLTASTLGLLPVLLVLTAAVSVYVVPLPVGLAVVVANTLVITFGAASMTRAPADGVMLLIFYLLIQLATLLSSVTLLREQRMRRELAEAHVELQAASVLLSDSAATAERLRISRELHDLIGHQLTVLTLELETARHLEGPAVRTHLERADQVARELLGDVRTTVGRLRTESPDLEQALRRVTQDLPGLDVTIDVSPAVRVDEDDGAAFVRATQEIVTNTIRHADARTLRISVTGDERGTVLDARDDGRGAPEPTFGNGLRGLGERFAALGGELSVDGGEGFRVTARVPAR
- a CDS encoding cellulose binding domain-containing protein, with the protein product MLRTLGVVLTAVTLAAVAGVTAAGAADAPAAQTPVPLWTPSPSPTPSPTPTPTPTVACPPALPISAMITGVTATTVTISYSLMFSGPPCGYELPMTVLLFTSRDDAANWRNPVAEAVTGLERNGQVTLDGLTPDTEYWFRFSDVEARRDPYVIGGPARTEPLSPCGATATIDARWGSGFVATVTVRNTGSEPLDGWLVRWRWSGDERIQSVWGGVPDSSAADVTVRNASYNGTVAPGGTTTFGLLASASTVPQGITLTCAS
- a CDS encoding transcriptional regulator, with the protein product MIELDPVIHAQARLRVVASLSALPDCDQVAFPRLQEILGMTAGNLSVHLRRLEEAGYVAVTKTHRGRTPVTLIALTRRGRLAFEEYTEAIRALLASADAKETS
- a CDS encoding molybdenum cofactor biosysynthesis protein codes for the protein MPEIVQLLASPVHRFVGRPADGPGPVAAGELVDEIQIRAELGIVGDRYFGKAAHRQASVTVIAAESLPAGTGLAQVRRNILTRGITVDDLVGSVLVLDSGQGQVRLRANRAAHPCAWMDVTIGPGAWRGLRGRGGVRCTPLTDGILRIGPVDVTVEDDSARPS
- a CDS encoding ABC transporter permease, encoding MQYALAHARYQLLELVRTPVAVFGSAFFPAVAMLFFVVPAVGDNAVGATYATAAMVTFAVLSANVFQYGVGVAEDRAQPWDPYLRTLPVGPAPRFAGRVLAGLTLTYLSLLPVVLIAALLTEARTTATGFLLAAATVALVSVPFTLMGLAIGYALPSKAAIVVAQLVFFPLAVGGGLLTAPGQAPAFIEAIAPFLPTRGAVELMWTAVGDFRPAPLSMIMLGVWIVGLAALAGWAYRRDEGRRFS
- a CDS encoding ABC transporter ATP-binding protein, translated to MILARAEQATRRYGDVLALDRVDLDVPAGELVGLLGPNGAGKSTLLNLLVGLRRPTGGRVLLFGGDPRDPGCRRWVGVTPQETGLPGSLRVGEVVDFVGAHFPDPVPRAELLGRFGLADLTRRQTGGLSGGQRRRLAVALAFVGRPRLVLLDEPTTGLDVEARHALWDAIRAFHADGGTVLLTSHYLEEIEALAQRVVVIGQGRVLADDSVAAIRGVVGLRRVSLTTDELPTLPDVVRVERDRERIHLLTGDADQLVRDLVNAGVAFRDLEVRPTSLEEAFLTITAESRPADADVPTTA
- a CDS encoding DinB family protein; translation: MTETGLPAERADLLQALRQHRFLLRNTARELTDQQAAERSTVSELCVGGVIKHVAHTERDWVGFILDGPAAMGSSDDPGANERHTQSFQMLPGETLAGILAAYDEVARRTDELVATLPDLDAGHPLPEAPWFEPGARWSARRVLLHIIAETAQHAGHADIIREGIDGAKSMG
- a CDS encoding response regulator transcription factor, whose amino-acid sequence is MTRVVVVDDQTLIRQGIRGLLEVAGIDVVGEADDGRAALPVVARTAPDVILLDLRMPRFDGIWALERLRADGVDIPVLVLTTFDDDELVLAALRAGARGYLLKDVTLEQLTRAIRTLAGGGTLIAPSITDRMLRAIRSGPSPAGPQAPPVQRLTEREQEVLRLVAHGYSNREIADGLFLAEGTVKNHVSTILTKLGARDRTNAVLRALHEGILG
- a CDS encoding glycoside hydrolase family 18 protein, whose protein sequence is MRSSRPRRLTALVALTTLLVTAAPPNSAHASGKPGRSDGYHRVGYFTQWGIYGRAFPVKKLDTSGAASRLTHVNYAFGNVSEDGRCQVDGGPGEGDAWADYQRPVPAEESVDGFADAWGEPLNGNFGQLAKLKAKHPELKVMISLGGWSWSTYFSNAARTDAARRAFVSSCIDLYLRGNLPILDGGSGGPGAAAGVFDGIDLDWEWPNWPGEPGNVIRPEDRENFTKLLAEFRRQLDAYGRQTRRHHPLTAFLPANPAAMDAGYEGRKIFKYLDFATVQGYDFHGTWEAVTNQQSALRVPKGAPDDPDFSVEVAIDGWIARGAPRHKLVLGIPYYGQGWTGVTGDGNGLFQAATGPAPATHAAGFEDYKQLKNLARDGFTVHRDLRAGHAWLFDGTTFWTYDDPVVVLQKTLYVRRAGLGGAMIWSLDGDDDRATLTRTISLGLTTR
- a CDS encoding transporter; this encodes MIANDDLPPEDPAAALRLIDEQRATAARQFEPDPRAYYWPWGLAWLIGFGLHFLHYSPGDASLVEMPSWLPLTTLFVLLAAAGAVTAMAGARAYGQVTGESARRGGWYGWSWGLGFLTLFVLAGRLSDSLPSDLVGLLWSALAVGLTGILHMAGGAIWLDRPLFLLGVWITVVNLLGTIAGPGWHALTVAVAGGGGMLLAGLLGWLRRRGRQ